A genome region from bacterium includes the following:
- a CDS encoding ATP-binding protein: protein MVKTHPPESENIEYKSNWNDDCLKVVSAFANTSGGELIIGIDDNKNILGVLDAKKLLVDIPNKIKDKLGIIPIVKIEKKKGKEIVMVKIEVSSVPISYDGRYYIRSGSTTQQLQGQLLTDFLIRKSGKTWDEFIEESFTLSDINFETVKEFKRKAVDRIPSIVKEDEIKVILEKLHLIENEKLNRAAVLLFGKDPQRVYRQSIVKIGKFLTETEIQFTDIVKGNLFEQIENALEILRSKYLVSEIKYEGIHRRDILEYPYESLREAIINALIHRDYLGSSNIQIRVYSDKLIIMNEGKLPPEVPVDKLKTEHLSKPRNRLLAEIFYYAGLIESWGRGTIKIVDNCLQQELPEPDFVEEYGVMKVVFYKDKWAEENLKKMGLNERQIKAVMYVKEKGKITNKEYREICNTSERTATRDLASLVSLEIFEQIGITGKGTEYILRRHKDAKDAIKTPKRRQDE, encoded by the coding sequence ATGGTTAAAACACATCCACCTGAATCAGAAAATATAGAATATAAATCAAATTGGAATGATGATTGCTTAAAAGTTGTTTCTGCTTTTGCCAATACCAGCGGTGGAGAATTAATTATTGGCATAGATGATAATAAAAATATATTGGGTGTCCTTGATGCTAAAAAATTACTTGTTGATATTCCTAATAAAATAAAAGACAAACTTGGTATTATTCCTATTGTGAAGATAGAGAAAAAGAAAGGGAAAGAAATAGTTATGGTAAAAATAGAAGTATCTTCAGTGCCAATATCTTATGATGGAAGATACTATATAAGAAGCGGAAGCACAACTCAACAATTACAAGGGCAATTGCTTACTGACTTTTTAATCAGAAAATCAGGAAAAACATGGGATGAATTTATTGAAGAAAGTTTTACTCTTAGTGATATAAATTTTGAGACTGTTAAAGAGTTTAAAAGAAAAGCTGTTGATAGGATTCCATCAATTGTTAAAGAGGATGAAATAAAAGTAATTCTTGAGAAATTACATCTTATAGAAAATGAAAAATTGAATCGGGCAGCAGTTCTACTTTTTGGTAAAGACCCTCAACGGGTTTATCGGCAATCAATCGTAAAAATAGGCAAATTCTTAACTGAAACAGAGATTCAATTCACGGATATTGTCAAAGGGAATCTTTTTGAACAAATAGAAAACGCTCTTGAAATTCTCAGGTCAAAATATCTTGTAAGTGAAATTAAATATGAAGGTATTCACCGAAGGGATATTCTTGAATATCCTTATGAATCGTTAAGAGAAGCAATTATCAATGCGTTAATTCATAGAGATTATCTCGGCAGTTCCAATATTCAGATAAGGGTTTATTCCGACAAACTTATCATTATGAATGAAGGAAAACTTCCTCCTGAAGTGCCTGTGGACAAACTAAAAACCGAGCATTTGTCAAAACCGAGAAATAGATTGCTTGCTGAAATTTTTTATTATGCAGGTTTGATAGAATCCTGGGGCAGAGGAACAATCAAGATTGTGGATAATTGTTTGCAGCAAGAATTACCTGAACCTGATTTTGTTGAAGAATATGGCGTTATGAAAGTAGTATTTTACAAAGATAAATGGGCCGAGGAAAATCTTAAGAAAATGGGATTAAATGAAAGACAAATAAAGGCAGTGATGTATGTAAAAGAAAAAGGTAAGATTACGAATAAGGAATATAGAGAGATTTGTAATACATCTGAACGAACCGCAACGAGAGATTTAGCCAGTTTAGTTTCCTTAGAAATATTTGAACAAATAGGCATTACTGGCAAGGGGACCGAGTATATTTTAAGACGCCATAAAGACGCCAAAGATGCCATAAAGACGCCTAAAAGACGCCAAGATGAATAA
- a CDS encoding TIR domain-containing protein has translation MAKKRVFVSFDFDNDKSLKDFIIGQSRLPDSPFEVVDTSMKEASPEKDWLDRAETKIKGSDMVLVMVGPKTHKAPGVLKEIALARKWNIPIAQVIGYKDGNYTPVPDAGRLYSWNWDNLKKLLS, from the coding sequence ATGGCGAAAAAGAGAGTATTTGTTAGTTTTGATTTTGATAACGACAAGAGTTTGAAAGATTTTATTATTGGTCAGTCAAGATTACCAGATTCTCCATTTGAAGTTGTTGATACTTCAATGAAAGAAGCCTCTCCAGAAAAAGATTGGCTGGATAGGGCTGAGACAAAAATTAAAGGTTCTGATATGGTTCTTGTTATGGTAGGGCCGAAAACACATAAAGCCCCTGGAGTTCTTAAAGAGATAGCACTTGCGAGAAAATGGAATATACCGATTGCTCAAGTCATCGGCTATAAAGACGGTAATTATACACCGGTTCCAGACGCTGGGCGACTCTATTCCTGGAATTGGGACAATTTAAAAAAACTATTGAGTTAG